One Myxococcaceae bacterium JPH2 DNA window includes the following coding sequences:
- a CDS encoding Virginiamycin B lyase encodes MRSSRRPSFLTAVFLVGAPALAQTSAPNDLSWMCRDVPAAVGAVEEVALPVGTSPRAITVGPDLQLWFTEGSGKIGRLSRSGEVTEFPLPTRSAGPQQLVPALDGNLWFTESSVSRVGRITPQGEVTEFPLPSRGSAPTGITSDLDGHVWFTELTGNRIGRMSWSGELTEFSLPSGSQPRAITLGLDGRVWFTEQGTNKVAAMAEEGTLSEYDVPTPRSGLAGIAVGLDGAVWFTEQLGNKVGRVTREGLVTEYDVPTPGSGPLALSLGPDGNLWFVESLANQVARITRDGVITEFAIPTVDSVPAGIVFAPPGPLCLDAHLWFTEFGGDKLGKVRALPVPSR; translated from the coding sequence ATGCGTTCCTCTCGTCGCCCGTCGTTCCTCACCGCTGTCTTCCTCGTCGGCGCGCCCGCCCTGGCGCAGACCTCCGCTCCCAATGACTTGTCCTGGATGTGTCGGGATGTGCCCGCCGCCGTGGGCGCCGTGGAGGAGGTGGCGCTCCCCGTGGGCACAAGCCCGCGCGCCATCACCGTGGGGCCGGACCTTCAGCTTTGGTTCACCGAGGGCTCGGGCAAGATTGGACGTCTGTCCCGCTCGGGCGAGGTGACGGAGTTTCCGCTGCCCACGCGCTCGGCGGGCCCGCAGCAGCTCGTGCCGGCGCTGGATGGCAACCTCTGGTTCACCGAGTCGTCCGTCAGCCGCGTGGGCCGCATCACGCCGCAGGGCGAGGTGACGGAGTTCCCGCTGCCGTCGCGAGGCTCGGCGCCCACGGGCATCACGTCAGACCTGGATGGGCATGTCTGGTTCACCGAGCTGACGGGCAATCGCATCGGCCGGATGAGCTGGAGTGGCGAGCTCACCGAGTTCAGCCTGCCCTCGGGCTCGCAGCCGCGCGCCATCACCCTGGGCCTGGACGGGCGTGTCTGGTTCACCGAGCAGGGCACCAACAAGGTGGCGGCGATGGCGGAGGAGGGCACCCTGAGCGAGTACGACGTGCCCACGCCGCGCAGCGGACTGGCGGGCATCGCCGTGGGCCTGGATGGCGCCGTGTGGTTCACCGAGCAGCTCGGCAACAAGGTGGGCCGCGTCACCCGCGAGGGCCTCGTCACCGAGTACGACGTGCCCACGCCGGGCAGTGGTCCGCTCGCGCTCTCCCTCGGCCCGGATGGCAACTTGTGGTTCGTGGAGAGCCTGGCCAATCAGGTGGCGCGCATCACCCGGGACGGCGTCATCACCGAGTTCGCCATCCCTACCGTGGACAGCGTTCCGGCCGGCATCGTCTTCGCGCCGCCCGGGCCTCTCTGCCTGGACGCCCACCTGTGGTTCACCGAGTTCGGGGGCGACAAGCTGGGGAAGGTGCGCGCGCTGCCGGTGCCGTCACGGTGA
- a CDS encoding substrate-binding domain-containing protein produces MNTMKWVMSAVVLSMGALACGPEAEAPVERTGSAAQSLGPNKEFYGSDTLKEAFVRANNDSLAGLSIEGKGSGVGEGCLRNGSGTYCNGRQQVLAPMSRDLKAGTCSGGGASTGACCPGESSNVIGLDAVNAFVKSTNGLSNITSANLKKLYCGDGSGSAATCVNDWSGVGRATGGAITKYRRDDLSGTTDTFKSLLGCTTFCAGVTVIADESASNPSPCTASDSATTCIGKLTENNANAVGYAGDSAKRAGNVALTVDSIAPTAANVRKLLSGASGVYPLSRRLFLNENKNFTKTTEENRLYRWIYVTNTQDFENILVDQGFISCSDVSPLDCGGDGVGRGAGVCH; encoded by the coding sequence ATGAACACGATGAAGTGGGTGATGTCCGCGGTCGTCCTGTCGATGGGGGCCCTGGCGTGCGGGCCCGAGGCCGAAGCGCCTGTCGAGCGCACGGGGAGCGCCGCGCAGTCGCTGGGGCCCAACAAGGAGTTCTACGGCTCGGACACGCTGAAGGAGGCGTTCGTCCGCGCGAACAATGACTCGCTGGCGGGGCTGTCCATCGAGGGGAAGGGCTCGGGCGTGGGCGAGGGCTGTCTGCGCAACGGCTCGGGCACCTACTGCAATGGCCGCCAGCAGGTGCTGGCGCCGATGTCGCGCGACCTGAAGGCGGGCACGTGCTCGGGCGGCGGGGCTTCCACGGGCGCGTGCTGCCCCGGTGAGTCCAGCAACGTCATCGGTCTGGACGCGGTGAACGCGTTCGTGAAGTCCACCAACGGCCTGTCCAACATCACCAGCGCCAACCTCAAGAAGCTCTACTGCGGTGACGGCTCGGGCTCGGCGGCCACGTGCGTCAACGACTGGAGCGGCGTGGGCCGCGCCACCGGTGGCGCCATCACCAAGTACCGCCGCGATGACCTGTCCGGCACCACGGACACCTTCAAGTCGCTGCTGGGCTGCACCACCTTCTGCGCGGGCGTGACGGTCATCGCCGACGAGTCCGCGAGCAACCCCTCGCCCTGCACCGCCTCGGACAGCGCCACCACCTGCATTGGCAAGCTGACGGAGAACAACGCCAACGCGGTGGGCTACGCCGGTGACTCGGCCAAGCGCGCGGGCAACGTGGCCCTCACGGTGGACAGCATCGCCCCCACGGCCGCCAACGTGCGCAAGCTGCTGTCGGGCGCGTCCGGCGTGTATCCGCTGTCGCGTCGCTTGTTCCTCAACGAGAACAAGAACTTCACCAAGACGACCGAAGAGAACCGCCTCTATCGGTGGATCTACGTCACCAACACGCAGGACTTCGAGAACATCCTCGTGGACCAGGGCTTCATCTCGTGCAGCGACGTGAGCCCGCTCGACTGCGGCGGTGACGGCGTCGGGCGCGGCGCGGGCGTCTGCCACTGA